One Dietzia sp. JS16-p6b genomic window carries:
- the kstR gene encoding cholesterol catabolism transcriptional regulator KstR, producing MTKSSTETGSGPAASDPASRGDEPSTSSQRERRRRILDATLALAAKGGYEAVQMRAVAEKAEVAVGTLYRYFPSKVHLLVSALAREFRRLDQRTERSAPPGDTAQERMKVVVDMITKSMQRDPNLTEAMTRAFMFADASVANEVEEVGFYMDRIIARAMAQGEPDEVQLSIARVVSDVWMSNLVSWLTRRSSAADVNSRLGLTIDLLLGTDDSPRRARLHTAIGKGNGAAEENGAEENGAEENSPAEERLAVDADSAAGA from the coding sequence ATGACCAAGAGCTCGACCGAGACCGGTTCCGGTCCAGCCGCGTCCGATCCCGCGTCCCGTGGTGACGAGCCCAGCACCTCGTCGCAGCGGGAGCGGCGTCGCCGCATCCTCGACGCCACCTTGGCCCTGGCGGCCAAGGGTGGGTACGAGGCGGTGCAGATGCGGGCCGTGGCCGAGAAGGCCGAGGTCGCCGTGGGCACGCTCTACCGCTACTTCCCCTCCAAGGTGCACCTCCTGGTCTCGGCTCTGGCCCGTGAGTTCCGCAGGCTGGACCAGCGCACGGAACGTTCGGCACCGCCCGGGGACACCGCCCAGGAGCGCATGAAGGTCGTGGTGGACATGATCACCAAGTCCATGCAGCGCGATCCCAACCTCACCGAGGCCATGACCCGGGCGTTCATGTTCGCCGATGCCTCGGTGGCCAACGAGGTCGAGGAGGTGGGCTTCTACATGGACCGGATCATCGCCCGGGCCATGGCCCAGGGTGAGCCGGACGAGGTCCAGCTCTCGATCGCCCGCGTGGTCTCCGACGTGTGGATGTCCAACCTCGTCTCGTGGCTCACCAGGAGGTCCTCGGCCGCAGACGTCAACAGCAGGCTGGGGTTGACCATCGACCTCCTGCTGGGCACCGACGACTCGCCCCGCCGCGCGCGACTGCACACCGCGATCGGAAAGGGGAACGGGGCGGCCGAGGAGAACGGGGCCGAGGAGAACGGGGCTGAGGAGAACTCGCCTGCCGAGGAGCGACTGGCGGTCGACGCCGACTCCGCGGCCGGGGCCTGA
- a CDS encoding Glu/Leu/Phe/Val dehydrogenase, producing the protein MTSIEIPGSTATTGSVPVAVPTPPAERATTREPYLRLHWKDDVTGARGFLVVDTLVGGLATGGTRMRAGCTLGEVEDLARGMTRKTAAFDLPVGGAKGGIDFDPKDPRAVEVLSRFCEAMRPFLDRHWVTAEDLGVPQHLIDEVFAGLGMRQSYHAAIERSEDPAATAGRIFRGLTAEVPGGLLGDVIGGYGVAQACLAAAYVRGWDVGRTTVAVQGVGTMGGAAAWYLHEAGMTVVAVADAAGTLYDPAGLDIPALLATRDRFGEIDRAAVPARVQRLERDQIIGMDVDVLVPAAVSYAITADNCASVTAPIVVEAANAATTIDAELDLTARGIAVLPDFVANAGAVAWAWWLILGEVDDQPGTSFLRLSREMTAKVSDLLTRWTPADGPVRWTADVSHLVREVPPVVVP; encoded by the coding sequence ATGACATCCATCGAGATTCCGGGTAGCACCGCGACGACCGGGTCGGTGCCGGTGGCTGTTCCGACTCCGCCCGCGGAGCGGGCCACCACGCGTGAGCCCTACCTGCGGTTGCACTGGAAAGACGACGTGACGGGCGCCCGCGGTTTCCTCGTCGTCGACACCCTCGTCGGTGGCCTGGCCACCGGGGGCACCAGGATGCGGGCCGGCTGCACCCTTGGTGAGGTGGAGGACCTGGCCCGGGGCATGACGCGTAAGACCGCGGCGTTCGACCTCCCCGTGGGTGGCGCCAAGGGCGGCATCGACTTCGACCCCAAGGATCCGCGCGCCGTCGAGGTGTTGTCCAGGTTCTGCGAGGCGATGCGCCCGTTCCTCGATCGTCACTGGGTGACCGCCGAGGACCTGGGGGTTCCGCAGCACCTGATCGACGAGGTCTTCGCGGGGCTGGGGATGCGGCAGTCCTACCACGCCGCCATCGAGCGTTCCGAGGATCCCGCCGCGACCGCGGGCCGCATCTTCCGCGGGCTCACGGCCGAGGTGCCCGGTGGGCTGCTCGGCGACGTGATCGGCGGGTACGGGGTGGCGCAGGCGTGCCTGGCGGCGGCCTACGTGCGCGGCTGGGACGTCGGCCGCACGACCGTCGCGGTCCAGGGCGTGGGCACGATGGGTGGCGCGGCGGCCTGGTACCTGCACGAGGCCGGTATGACCGTGGTCGCGGTGGCCGACGCCGCGGGAACCCTCTACGACCCGGCGGGCCTCGACATCCCCGCGCTGCTCGCCACCCGCGACCGCTTCGGTGAGATCGACCGGGCGGCGGTTCCCGCCCGGGTCCAGCGTCTGGAGCGGGATCAGATCATCGGGATGGACGTCGACGTCCTGGTCCCCGCCGCGGTCTCCTACGCGATCACCGCGGACAACTGCGCGTCCGTCACCGCGCCGATCGTGGTGGAGGCCGCCAACGCCGCCACCACCATCGACGCCGAGCTCGACCTCACGGCGCGCGGGATCGCGGTGCTACCGGACTTCGTGGCCAACGCCGGCGCGGTCGCCTGGGCCTGGTGGCTGATCCTCGGAGAGGTCGACGATCAGCCCGGGACCTCGTTCCTGCGGCTCAGCCGGGAGATGACGGCCAAGGTGTCGGACCTGCTCACCCGGTGGACTCCCGCGGACGGCCCGGTGCGCTGGACGGCCGACGTCTCGCACCTGGTACGCGAGGTCCCGCCGGTCGTCGTGCCCTGA
- a CDS encoding LysR family transcriptional regulator: protein MEPSLHRLRLLRELERRETVTAVAGALDYTVSAVSQQLALLEREAGTPLFERRGRRIGLTDAGVVLAGHAETILAAVEDAGHAMESARAGVGTTLTAGVWASVATTLLPEGIRVLARDHPGIEVRSRELAPEDTTGAVRDGSLDLAFVLDYSSYTMARVPELTRTPIAVESLHLVAPRGWMDADEVALGDLAAKPWVLAHPRSHFGRAVRLACREAGFEPDIRHEAGEQSTALALVAAGLGVTLASDLGLSTTTADVDVVRLSDVLTRTVSIAYRERDARRRPLQAFVDAFTEAAVGLGLDTP, encoded by the coding sequence ATGGAGCCGTCACTGCATCGACTCAGGCTGCTCCGCGAACTGGAGCGCCGCGAGACCGTGACCGCTGTCGCCGGGGCCCTGGACTACACGGTCTCCGCGGTCTCCCAGCAGCTCGCGCTGTTGGAACGGGAGGCGGGGACGCCTCTGTTCGAGCGGCGCGGCCGGCGGATAGGACTCACCGACGCCGGGGTGGTCCTCGCGGGGCACGCGGAGACCATCCTCGCCGCGGTGGAGGACGCCGGGCACGCGATGGAGTCGGCGCGGGCCGGGGTCGGGACCACACTCACCGCCGGCGTCTGGGCGTCGGTGGCCACCACCCTGCTGCCCGAGGGGATCCGGGTACTCGCCCGGGATCACCCGGGGATCGAGGTACGGAGCCGGGAGCTCGCCCCGGAGGACACCACGGGAGCCGTCCGGGACGGTTCCCTCGACCTGGCCTTCGTCCTCGACTACTCCAGCTACACGATGGCCCGCGTCCCCGAACTCACCCGGACCCCGATCGCCGTGGAGTCGCTACATCTCGTCGCCCCCCGCGGGTGGATGGACGCCGACGAGGTGGCGTTGGGGGACCTCGCGGCGAAGCCCTGGGTCCTGGCGCATCCCCGCTCGCACTTCGGGAGGGCGGTGCGGCTCGCGTGCCGCGAGGCGGGGTTCGAGCCGGACATCCGCCACGAGGCCGGCGAGCAGTCGACGGCACTCGCCCTGGTCGCGGCCGGCCTGGGCGTGACCCTGGCCTCCGATCTCGGCCTGAGCACCACGACCGCGGACGTGGACGTGGTGCGGCTGAGCGATGTTCTCACCAGGACGGTCTCGATCGCCTACCGGGAACGGGACGCCCGGCGCCGGCCGCTGCAGGCCTTCGTGGACGCCTTCACCGAGGCAGCCGTCGGACTGGGGCTCGACACCCCGTAG
- a CDS encoding phytanoyl-CoA dioxygenase family protein, which translates to MALAVDDYVTRVTTTPTIIDRPDPVVWSRADDPEIRRFAEVGYVQRQGALDAGRVDACLGEVHRIGADPAMATDPRVIREAGSDAVRSIFDVHILSETVQEAVEYSGAVELAREILGSDVYVHQSRLNYKPGFAGGAFYWHSDFETWHAEDGMPRPRACSASLALTRNEVYNGPLMIMPGTQRYFVQCAGETPEAYYEESLVSTAPTIGVPSEGHIAELYHSHGLHVLTGEAGSMTMFDCNTLHASGGNISPVPRANVFVVFNSVENELTTPFAGTARRPDFLARR; encoded by the coding sequence ATGGCACTGGCCGTCGACGACTACGTCACGCGCGTGACCACCACCCCGACCATCATCGACAGGCCCGACCCGGTCGTGTGGTCCCGGGCCGACGATCCCGAGATCCGGCGCTTCGCCGAGGTCGGGTACGTGCAGCGACAGGGCGCACTGGACGCGGGCAGGGTGGACGCCTGCCTCGGGGAGGTGCACCGCATCGGTGCCGACCCCGCGATGGCCACCGACCCACGGGTCATCCGCGAGGCCGGCAGCGACGCCGTGCGATCCATCTTCGACGTCCACATCCTGAGCGAGACAGTGCAGGAGGCGGTCGAGTACTCCGGTGCCGTCGAACTCGCCCGCGAGATCCTCGGCTCCGACGTCTACGTGCACCAGAGTCGACTCAACTACAAGCCCGGGTTCGCGGGCGGCGCGTTCTACTGGCACTCGGACTTCGAGACGTGGCACGCCGAGGACGGCATGCCCCGTCCGCGAGCGTGCAGCGCCTCCCTCGCCCTCACCCGCAACGAGGTGTACAACGGCCCGCTGATGATCATGCCGGGGACCCAGAGATACTTCGTCCAGTGCGCCGGCGAGACGCCGGAGGCGTACTACGAGGAGTCCCTCGTGAGCACGGCGCCGACGATAGGGGTGCCGTCCGAGGGGCACATCGCGGAGCTGTACCACTCCCACGGGCTCCACGTCCTCACCGGCGAGGCGGGGTCGATGACCATGTTCGACTGCAACACCCTCCACGCCTCCGGGGGCAACATCAGCCCGGTGCCGAGGGCGAACGTCTTCGTCGTCTTCAACAGCGTGGAGAACGAGCTGACCACCCCCTTCGCGGGGACTGCGCGGCGCCCCGACTTCCTCGCGAGGCGCTGA